The following proteins come from a genomic window of Polaribacter dokdonensis:
- a CDS encoding T9SS type B sorting domain-containing protein, which produces MNTQQTLKKCIIALIVIISFANQSYSQTFVEFKQRLQNGGVNLKGDITFIANSIVSKNQDGTVPNDDYNGSQGNNKLNLDYIDIDNDASTFSSSKAALNLPSCSKVVFAGLYWSAVYPRKYWNDVNSTRDTEVNTIKFKLPNEEYQDVTGDVIFDGPTISGTKEKIVYTCFKDITSIIDAQDSPNGDYVAANIKATVRGKSNTGSSAGWIMVVIYENELEPTRRVSIFDGFTAVKGGSNSVNAEVSYSGFKTIPNGPVRAKMLVAALEGDKSIKGDRFQMKDVNGTFQTLSTPNTNPATNFFNGSITINDQFLANRNPSSENTLGFDADVFNLNNINNQLIANNQTDADIKLTTSGDGYWVFLNAMSVEIIEPDIELVKTIEDANGNDISGGEVNLGNEIWYNIAFRNKGNDNSINTKIVDRLPKNVDLLETELIVPLGVTYTYQAPTIANEFRGELVFDIPDNLVELGDPTYNIRLKVKVVESCNELRDVCSNIIQNQAFVDYTGEINGVTTNNTPSYFGLDACNRGYEGPSNFLADVDQCTYEREEVLCTDTVDLTAGAGFLSYTWKNANGDVIGDTQTITVDKVGTYTVDKVAPVGCISSQEIINVVSFITQPNPVIDFADEVKVCSDDGSELSEIYLCGTESTKLIKTNIYNSNTILWQKLDEDSCIDDSSADCPNTNSSCTWNTIKTGNDYSANEPGKYRVEIRAQGGCFKRYYFDVFQATLDPLVDKTDLICGTIGNITINNIPANYQFSLTNDINAFQDSNSFDITAAGSYSVFIRKKGGSTTSCVYELPAIDVFEKNIEVDLIVNQIQCSDSDGTIRVQVNNVDGEYVYQLLKDGQLLSETSPKIDNDHTFVVSEAGVYTVKVTAPNSCSFEGNVTITKPEPLALTAVTTKNISCTNGRIDLTTTGGNPIYNYAIWSIDGVELYANPTTIPIMEFFTDSYLEIEPGNEGVYQFVIVDGNNCFTFSNPTEVITEPSFTFSESIQNVSCNGDQNGSFSLTPDQDLNNYTLNYSIDNGTNYQTENLFSNLTAGNYKVLIRATKALDTCNYIKEITISEASKISGNASITQNYTCITDGTITFDSVSGGNTPYTYSIDGVNFFEEISFPNLTDGIYTPTIKDANDCTLVLPDITINPLPTAPNFTTSLTYSCTGNATIEVLPINAGYLYSLDGNPFTNTNIFSDVTEGNHTIAINIGSECLEEVQVTVLPNQGFESFVANSTDISCFGDANGSITLEASNYNTAFEYSLNGGAWITANTSPLTIDNLGKGDYNIRVKSDSCELDLGTTTITEPNEIQVAANIIQEVSCTNNTATIEVSATGGNPPYQYSIDNGATWVDDITNVTAGNYNIKARDTKGCIAAVDATITVDSPSSLLIDTNVTSCFNGANGEIKIDVTQGNDNYVFRLNNGPWQSPTAANPNTFTFKNLQPNTYTVEVKDGFSCEVLEQNIILNDQLNASIVTLDIGCNPGTISVSATGGDANYVYAFISASATITDADFATANTQNIATAGDYKVYVRDNNGAANYCEYLDTVTITKAPDLDITATVIQPKCFDEKGNITLDFVGGKTPYAITITNTLGFSDTITDIYTSSKEFYNLDADNYTITITDANNCTKTINTLIENPVELTATINPILPTCGVTDLNQFGVEFITATSYAPYTIEYSIDNGTTWSTNNTFMGISSGTLFTPMLRLLETDGVSVRCTKVLDNFRMPFHVSNLIVSSSATGDCKDGFQVTVEAQDGVAPYEFAVNSTTNWVSPTIVNGTTYVFDNLTPGLGYYFYVKDATGCIKENSVDIYDQFTPEVDISATVTNEACATADTGELTFAIDDPSNNLSGTLNWQLFNVDTNVGIRNGSQNNLNDIVVSNLPAGNFYLVITNNACSWGSRNATINKGAAINGTVSVLREITCNQPGIVNIDAISGGFGNYTFTLTSANFVNPITTQDRSIEIDVNNLVDATLASTINVSVSDEYSCLKDLGNVIINTSEKPEIQDITSNLCSINNSITINGTKGLAPYFYSLDNGSTFQSDANFYDLAAGNYKAIIMDSNGCLSLPENVTIYPPLNFEATINKNLDCTLNSDANIEINVLQGSNNYEYEVVNSLNTAVISRTALASATETIQLSDADVYTITVFDVTTNCSKSITTEVLTKEEPTFTFSVDNSTCSGNNSGTIALQNSNSSLDYTYTISPLSGSFNATTNSFIDVAPGVYTITALANNNCTIVEANVTVTEFDPIQIPTPTVTDFSCLTGNTAINASISIDTNLIIGGSGIYTQIDFFNNKGTATTVDDVIVQSGNNNSFILSDTNGGDFTIVVYDDKGCSSSIQTSINAFNALTDLFVAEDVNADCKNGASISVTTNTEVNGANKSFTISNNAGFSETNTIGVFTDLAEGDYTIGVTNLDTNCYLETNYTIENVNEFKIILQKTNDLSCANSATGSVSFQFATTTVYTGTYDYVVIDKITNTPTTFTGSGSGETILNGITEGEYYIKITQLDSPFCDVESTPFSIEGPAEALDFTFNTTPITCVSSNSGTLLIDAFGGWQEYQYQLATSSGTIVQNYSTNNSIVNLVAEDYIISVKDKFNCVIEKTFSLQNPLEITADITVSDLVCFGEKDGAITVSNVAGGQGNPVKYYYQIQKDNGTLSVKQESNVFDNLTAGNYTITISDEYSCTKTYSVLIDNPDAVYVIANITTGITCSSNLSEVTLNAIGGSGNYTYSNDGITFTNSPIFEVTVGTHQFFAKDTNGCISEASAIVEIDALNPLTAILDTSAANVSCAAENGAVLSAIASGGFGDYEYELLDNADVILQNRQNDNSFNGLSSGTFKIRVYSEDCVYTTESYTITEPVALEIQTPVVVSNISCFGNLDGRIVINATGGTGELVYSIDQIKYESINVFDNLPAGIYNVTVQDESGCFVSETVEIIEPDQLSSNAINIKEELCLGSKNASFDLEITGGNPPYKTSLNGAPFIENQLSFQNLEGGKSYVIFIEDAQGCEDFIVVPLQEAVEVNLSTNTTLSCTNYLSTIEASVNASSSDKVQYSINNGNAQTSGIFTDLASGTYTITAIHENGCEVTVQVIIDNPIPLSIDTVSAQNILCFGENNGSITVNALGGQGIVNYSIDGTNFQTDNTFTNLAKGTYQITIKDELDCEVVSTDVVIDELAELKVSLKDIQQPTCFNENNGGFEIEIVGGTAPYQVKLDNNSFIQDQLIFSDLEGDKSYQIVVKDANDCTTNLTVDLEAGVAINLATINSLNCSNYLSTIEASVNASSSDKVQYSINNGNAQTSGIFTDLASGTYTITAIHENGCEVTEQVIINNPNPLIIEEVSTENILCFGGNNGTVVVTSSGGQGTVSYSIDGTNFQTDNTFTNLAKGTYQITIKDELNCEVVSTDVVIDEVDELEVSLKNIQQATCVGESDGGFEIEIVGGNAPYRVQLDNGNFVQDQFIFSDLEGGKTYQIAVLDANDCTTNFTVDLEASVDLDLVLSPEYTCNNNATVFAFVDDLYEGEITYTINGNNHQQEGIFIDLVPGNYTITATHKNGCSASETISIKSNPDIILEIDTSEINTLIANASGGVPPYSYSIDNGPFTQENTFIITETRIYNIAVKDSRGCIEYVAILGEFIDIEIPNFFTPNGNGKHDCWYPTKVKEYHNIEVLIYDRYSRLIKRFKGVNNCWDGLYNNKPLPSGDYWYVIYYDQKPQVRRRLMGNFTLYR; this is translated from the coding sequence ATGAATACCCAACAAACCCTAAAGAAGTGTATAATTGCATTGATTGTAATTATAAGTTTTGCAAATCAATCGTACTCACAAACTTTCGTAGAATTTAAACAAAGGCTACAAAATGGAGGTGTAAACCTTAAAGGAGACATCACATTTATTGCAAATAGTATTGTAAGTAAAAATCAAGATGGTACTGTACCCAATGATGATTATAATGGAAGTCAAGGAAATAATAAGCTAAATTTAGATTATATAGATATAGATAATGATGCATCTACATTTTCTTCAAGTAAGGCAGCATTAAATTTACCAAGTTGTTCTAAAGTAGTTTTTGCTGGGTTATACTGGTCTGCTGTTTATCCTAGAAAATACTGGAATGACGTAAATAGTACAAGGGATACTGAGGTTAACACCATTAAATTTAAGTTACCTAATGAAGAATATCAAGACGTTACAGGTGATGTTATTTTTGATGGCCCAACCATTTCAGGAACAAAAGAGAAAATTGTTTACACTTGTTTTAAAGACATCACTTCAATTATAGATGCACAAGATTCTCCTAATGGAGATTATGTTGCAGCAAATATTAAAGCAACTGTTAGAGGAAAAAGTAACACTGGTTCTTCTGCAGGTTGGATTATGGTTGTTATTTATGAAAACGAATTAGAGCCAACAAGAAGAGTATCTATTTTTGATGGTTTTACAGCTGTAAAAGGAGGTTCTAACTCTGTTAATGCAGAAGTTTCTTACTCTGGTTTTAAAACCATACCTAATGGACCAGTAAGAGCTAAAATGTTAGTTGCTGCTTTAGAAGGTGATAAATCGATTAAAGGAGATCGTTTTCAAATGAAAGATGTAAATGGAACATTTCAAACACTTTCTACACCAAACACAAATCCAGCAACAAACTTCTTTAATGGTTCTATTACCATAAATGATCAATTTTTAGCCAACAGAAATCCTAGTAGTGAAAACACATTAGGTTTCGATGCTGATGTGTTTAACTTAAACAATATCAACAATCAACTTATTGCAAATAATCAAACAGATGCAGATATCAAATTAACCACAAGTGGAGATGGTTATTGGGTATTTCTAAATGCAATGAGTGTAGAAATTATTGAACCAGATATAGAACTTGTAAAAACTATAGAAGATGCAAATGGTAATGATATTTCTGGAGGTGAAGTGAATCTTGGTAACGAAATTTGGTACAATATTGCCTTTAGAAATAAAGGAAATGACAACTCAATAAATACCAAAATTGTAGACAGATTACCTAAAAATGTAGATTTATTAGAAACTGAACTTATTGTTCCTTTAGGAGTAACTTATACTTATCAAGCACCAACAATAGCTAACGAATTTAGAGGAGAACTTGTCTTTGATATTCCTGATAATTTAGTTGAATTAGGAGACCCAACATACAACATAAGACTAAAAGTAAAAGTAGTAGAATCTTGTAATGAATTAAGAGACGTTTGTTCTAACATTATTCAAAATCAAGCTTTTGTAGATTACACAGGAGAAATAAATGGAGTAACCACAAATAACACTCCAAGCTATTTTGGGTTAGATGCTTGTAATAGAGGTTATGAAGGGCCATCTAATTTTTTAGCAGATGTAGATCAATGTACTTACGAAAGAGAAGAAGTATTATGTACAGATACAGTAGATTTAACAGCAGGTGCTGGCTTTTTATCTTATACTTGGAAAAATGCAAATGGAGATGTTATTGGAGATACTCAGACAATTACTGTAGATAAAGTGGGTACATACACAGTAGACAAAGTTGCTCCTGTTGGTTGTATTAGTAGTCAAGAAATTATAAATGTGGTTTCTTTTATTACACAACCAAACCCTGTAATCGATTTTGCAGATGAAGTTAAAGTTTGTTCAGATGATGGTTCTGAACTTTCAGAAATTTATTTGTGTGGTACAGAAAGCACCAAACTTATAAAAACAAATATCTATAATTCAAATACCATTTTATGGCAAAAGCTAGATGAAGATTCTTGTATAGATGATAGCAGTGCAGATTGCCCAAATACTAACAGTTCTTGTACTTGGAACACTATTAAAACAGGTAATGATTATAGTGCAAATGAACCAGGTAAATACAGGGTAGAAATTAGAGCACAAGGTGGTTGTTTTAAACGTTATTATTTTGATGTTTTTCAAGCAACATTAGATCCTTTAGTAGATAAAACAGATTTAATTTGTGGTACAATTGGTAATATCACTATCAATAATATTCCAGCAAATTATCAATTTAGTTTAACTAATGATATTAATGCTTTTCAAGATAGCAACTCTTTTGATATTACTGCTGCAGGTAGCTATTCTGTGTTTATCAGAAAAAAAGGCGGTTCTACAACTTCTTGTGTTTATGAATTGCCTGCAATAGATGTTTTTGAAAAAAATATAGAAGTAGATTTAATTGTAAATCAAATTCAATGTTCAGATTCTGATGGTACTATTAGAGTACAAGTAAATAATGTAGATGGCGAATATGTTTATCAACTTTTAAAAGACGGTCAACTGCTATCTGAAACATCTCCAAAAATAGACAATGATCATACATTTGTTGTTTCTGAAGCTGGTGTTTATACAGTAAAAGTAACAGCACCAAATAGCTGTTCCTTTGAGGGTAATGTTACCATAACAAAACCAGAACCTTTAGCATTAACTGCTGTTACTACTAAAAATATTAGTTGTACAAATGGTAGAATAGACCTAACAACTACTGGAGGTAACCCTATTTATAACTATGCAATTTGGTCTATAGATGGTGTAGAGCTTTATGCAAACCCAACCACAATTCCTATTATGGAATTTTTTACAGATAGCTACTTAGAAATTGAACCAGGAAATGAAGGCGTATATCAATTCGTAATTGTAGATGGCAATAATTGTTTTACTTTTTCTAATCCAACAGAAGTTATTACAGAACCTTCATTTACGTTCTCTGAATCTATACAGAATGTGAGTTGTAATGGAGATCAGAATGGAAGTTTTTCGTTAACTCCAGATCAAGATTTAAATAATTACACCTTAAATTATAGCATAGATAATGGTACAAATTATCAAACCGAAAACTTATTTAGCAATTTAACTGCAGGAAATTATAAAGTATTAATTAGAGCCACTAAAGCTTTAGACACGTGTAATTATATAAAAGAGATTACCATATCTGAAGCTTCAAAAATTTCTGGAAATGCTTCAATTACTCAAAATTATACATGTATAACAGATGGAACCATAACTTTTGATTCAGTTTCTGGGGGTAATACACCTTACACTTACAGTATTGATGGTGTTAATTTTTTCGAAGAAATAAGTTTCCCAAATTTAACTGATGGCATATACACACCAACCATTAAAGACGCTAATGATTGTACATTAGTACTTCCTGATATTACTATAAATCCTTTGCCAACTGCACCTAATTTTACTACTAGCTTAACCTACTCTTGTACAGGAAATGCAACCATAGAAGTGTTACCAATTAACGCAGGCTATTTATATAGCTTAGATGGTAATCCTTTTACAAATACCAATATTTTTAGTGATGTTACAGAAGGCAATCATACTATTGCTATAAACATAGGCAGTGAGTGTTTAGAAGAAGTACAAGTTACTGTTTTACCCAACCAAGGTTTTGAGAGTTTTGTTGCAAATTCTACAGATATTTCTTGTTTTGGTGATGCTAATGGTAGTATAACTTTAGAAGCGAGTAACTACAACACAGCTTTTGAATATTCTTTAAATGGTGGAGCTTGGATAACTGCAAATACATCACCCTTAACTATAGATAATCTAGGTAAAGGCGATTATAATATTCGTGTAAAATCAGATAGTTGTGAGCTAGATTTAGGAACAACTACTATAACTGAACCAAATGAAATACAAGTTGCAGCAAACATAATTCAAGAAGTTTCTTGTACCAATAATACTGCAACAATAGAAGTTTCTGCAACTGGTGGTAACCCTCCTTATCAATACTCAATAGACAATGGAGCAACTTGGGTAGATGATATTACAAATGTAACTGCTGGCAATTATAACATTAAGGCTAGAGATACCAAAGGTTGTATAGCTGCTGTTGATGCTACAATAACAGTAGATTCTCCAAGCTCATTATTAATTGATACCAATGTTACTAGTTGTTTTAATGGTGCAAATGGAGAAATTAAAATTGATGTTACTCAAGGAAATGATAACTATGTATTTCGTTTAAATAATGGTCCTTGGCAATCGCCAACTGCAGCAAACCCAAATACATTTACCTTTAAAAATCTACAACCTAATACATATACAGTTGAAGTTAAAGATGGTTTTTCTTGTGAAGTTTTAGAACAAAATATCATCTTAAATGATCAACTAAATGCTAGTATTGTAACATTAGATATTGGTTGTAATCCTGGTACAATAAGCGTTTCTGCAACTGGTGGAGATGCAAACTATGTGTATGCTTTTATTAGTGCAAGTGCTACAATTACTGATGCTGATTTTGCTACAGCAAACACCCAAAATATTGCAACTGCAGGTGATTATAAGGTTTATGTAAGAGACAACAATGGTGCTGCTAATTATTGTGAGTATTTAGATACTGTAACAATCACAAAAGCCCCTGATTTAGACATTACAGCTACTGTAATTCAACCAAAATGTTTTGATGAAAAAGGTAATATAACTTTAGACTTTGTAGGAGGTAAAACACCTTATGCAATTACCATAACCAATACTTTAGGTTTTTCTGATACAATTACAGATATCTATACTAGTAGTAAAGAATTCTACAATTTAGATGCAGACAACTATACAATTACTATTACTGATGCAAATAATTGTACAAAAACCATCAATACTTTAATTGAAAACCCTGTTGAATTAACAGCTACAATAAATCCTATTTTACCAACTTGTGGTGTAACAGATCTTAATCAATTTGGAGTTGAATTTATAACAGCAACAAGTTATGCACCTTATACCATTGAGTATTCTATAGATAATGGTACTACTTGGTCTACAAACAATACGTTTATGGGCATAAGTTCTGGAACATTATTTACACCTATGCTTAGATTATTAGAAACAGATGGAGTTTCTGTTAGATGTACAAAAGTGCTAGATAATTTTAGAATGCCATTTCATGTATCTAATTTAATTGTTAGCTCATCTGCAACTGGAGACTGTAAAGACGGTTTTCAAGTAACAGTAGAAGCACAAGATGGTGTTGCTCCTTATGAATTTGCTGTAAATTCTACAACAAATTGGGTGTCTCCAACAATTGTAAATGGAACAACTTATGTTTTTGATAATTTAACTCCAGGTTTAGGATACTACTTTTATGTAAAAGATGCAACAGGTTGTATCAAAGAAAATAGTGTAGATATTTACGATCAATTTACACCAGAAGTTGATATTTCTGCAACTGTAACTAATGAAGCCTGTGCTACTGCAGATACAGGTGAATTAACTTTCGCTATTGATGATCCTAGTAATAATTTATCTGGAACTTTAAATTGGCAATTGTTTAACGTAGATACCAATGTAGGTATTAGAAATGGTTCTCAAAATAACTTAAATGATATAGTAGTTTCTAATTTACCTGCAGGTAATTTCTATTTAGTAATTACAAATAATGCATGTTCTTGGGGTAGCAGAAATGCAACAATAAATAAAGGTGCAGCAATTAACGGAACTGTTTCTGTACTAAGAGAAATTACTTGTAATCAACCAGGAATCGTAAATATAGATGCCATTTCAGGTGGTTTTGGTAATTATACATTTACGCTAACAAGTGCAAACTTTGTTAACCCAATTACAACACAAGACAGATCTATAGAAATTGATGTTAATAATTTAGTTGATGCCACACTTGCATCAACTATTAATGTTTCTGTGTCTGATGAATATTCTTGTTTAAAGGATTTAGGTAATGTAATTATTAATACTAGTGAAAAACCAGAAATACAAGATATCACTAGTAATTTATGTTCAATAAACAACAGCATTACCATAAATGGAACAAAAGGTTTAGCTCCATATTTCTATTCGTTAGATAATGGTTCAACTTTTCAATCTGATGCTAATTTTTACGATTTAGCTGCAGGTAATTATAAAGCTATCATTATGGATAGTAATGGTTGTTTAAGTCTACCAGAAAATGTAACTATTTATCCTCCTTTAAATTTTGAGGCCACTATAAACAAAAATTTAGATTGTACTTTAAATAGTGATGCTAACATAGAAATTAATGTTTTACAAGGTTCTAATAATTACGAATATGAAGTTGTAAACAGTTTAAATACAGCAGTAATTTCTAGAACTGCTTTGGCTTCAGCTACTGAAACTATTCAGTTATCAGATGCAGATGTTTATACCATAACTGTTTTCGATGTAACAACTAATTGTAGTAAAAGTATAACAACAGAAGTCTTAACTAAAGAAGAACCTACGTTTACTTTTAGCGTAGATAATAGCACGTGTTCAGGCAATAATTCTGGTACTATAGCATTACAAAACAGCAACTCTAGTTTAGATTATACATATACAATATCACCTTTATCTGGTAGTTTTAATGCTACAACCAATAGTTTTATTGATGTTGCACCTGGTGTTTACACAATAACTGCTTTAGCAAATAACAATTGTACAATTGTAGAAGCAAATGTTACTGTAACTGAATTCGATCCTATTCAAATTCCTACTCCAACAGTTACAGATTTTTCATGCCTTACAGGTAATACTGCAATAAACGCAAGTATTTCAATAGATACCAACTTAATAATTGGTGGAAGTGGAATTTACACACAAATAGATTTCTTTAACAATAAAGGAACAGCAACAACTGTTGATGATGTTATTGTTCAATCAGGAAATAACAACTCTTTCATTTTAAGTGATACAAATGGTGGAGATTTTACAATTGTTGTTTATGATGATAAAGGCTGTTCTTCATCTATCCAAACAAGTATCAACGCATTTAATGCATTAACAGATTTATTTGTTGCAGAAGATGTAAATGCAGATTGTAAAAACGGAGCCTCTATTTCTGTAACAACAAATACAGAAGTAAATGGTGCAAACAAATCGTTTACAATTTCAAATAATGCTGGTTTTTCAGAAACAAATACAATAGGTGTATTCACAGATTTAGCAGAAGGTGATTATACAATTGGTGTAACTAATTTAGATACAAACTGTTATTTAGAAACCAATTATACTATTGAAAATGTAAATGAATTTAAGATAATTCTACAAAAAACCAACGATTTAAGTTGTGCAAATAGTGCAACAGGTAGTGTTTCTTTTCAGTTTGCAACTACAACAGTTTACACTGGTACTTATGATTATGTTGTAATTGATAAAATTACAAATACACCAACAACATTTACTGGCTCAGGCTCAGGAGAAACTATTCTAAATGGAATTACAGAAGGTGAATATTATATAAAAATTACACAGTTAGATTCGCCTTTTTGTGATGTAGAATCTACACCTTTTTCTATAGAAGGTCCTGCAGAAGCATTAGATTTTACATTTAATACAACACCTATTACCTGTGTTTCATCAAATAGTGGAACTTTATTGATAGATGCTTTTGGTGGCTGGCAAGAATATCAGTACCAATTAGCAACCTCATCAGGAACAATTGTACAGAATTACAGCACAAATAATTCTATTGTAAACTTAGTTGCAGAAGATTATATCATTTCTGTAAAAGACAAGTTTAATTGTGTTATAGAAAAAACATTCTCATTGCAAAATCCGCTAGAAATTACAGCAGATATTACTGTATCAGATTTGGTTTGTTTTGGTGAAAAAGATGGCGCAATTACTGTATCAAATGTAGCAGGTGGTCAAGGAAACCCTGTAAAATATTACTATCAAATTCAAAAAGATAATGGCACTTTAAGTGTTAAACAAGAAAGTAATGTTTTTGATAATTTAACAGCAGGGAATTATACAATTACTATTTCAGACGAATATTCTTGTACTAAAACTTATAGTGTTTTAATTGATAATCCTGATGCTGTATATGTAATTGCAAATATTACAACTGGTATTACTTGTTCTTCTAATTTATCTGAAGTTACACTTAATGCAATTGGTGGATCAGGAAATTATACATATAGTAATGACGGAATTACGTTTACCAATTCTCCAATATTTGAAGTTACAGTAGGTACACATCAATTCTTTGCAAAAGATACTAATGGTTGTATTTCTGAAGCTTCTGCAATTGTAGAAATAGATGCTTTAAATCCGCTAACTGCTATTTTAGATACAAGTGCTGCCAATGTTAGTTGTGCTGCAGAAAATGGTGCTGTACTAAGTGCAATTGCAAGTGGTGGATTTGGAGATTATGAATATGAGTTATTAGATAATGCTGATGTAATTCTACAAAACAGGCAAAATGACAATAGTTTTAATGGATTATCATCAGGAACCTTTAAAATTAGAGTGTATAGTGAAGATTGTGTTTATACAACAGAAAGTTATACAATTACAGAACCTGTAGCCTTAGAAATACAAACACCAGTTGTAGTTTCTAACATTAGTTGTTTTGGAAATTTAGATGGTAGAATTGTTATAAATGCAACTGGAGGAACAGGAGAATTGGTGTACAGTATAGATCAGATTAAATATGAGTCTATTAATGTTTTTGATAATTTACCTGCAGGTATTTATAATGTAACAGTTCAAGATGAAAGTGGATGTTTTGTAAGTGAAACTGTAGAAATTATAGAGCCAGATCAACTATCATCTAATGCAATAAACATTAAAGAAGAGTTATGTTTAGGAAGTAAAAATGCTTCTTTCGATTTAGAGATTACTGGTGGAAACCCTCCTTACAAAACAAGCTTAAATGGTGCTCCTTTTATAGAAAATCAGCTTTCATTTCAAAACTTAGAAGGTGGTAAATCTTATGTTATTTTTATTGAAGACGCTCAAGGTTGTGAAGATTTTATTGTAGTACCTCTGCAAGAAGCTGTAGAAGTTAATTTAAGTACAAACACTACTTTAAGTTGTACAAATTACTTATCTACAATTGAAGCATCAGTAAATGCTTCATCATCAGATAAAGTGCAGTACTCAATAAATAATGGAAATGCACAAACATCAGGTATATTCACAGATTTAGCTAGCGGTACTTATACAATTACTGCAATTCATGAAAATGGTTGTGAGGTAACTGTGCAAGTAATTATTGATAATCCAATTCCATTAAGTATTGATACTGTTTCTGCTCAAAATATTCTTTGTTTTGGAGAAAATAATGGTTCTATTACTGTTAATGCTTTAGGTGGACAAGGAATTGTTAACTATAGTATAGATGGCACTAATTTTCAAACTGATAACACATTTACAAACCTTGCAAAAGGAACTTATCAAATAACAATTAAAGATGAGTTAGATTGTGAAGTTGTATCTACAGATGTTGTTATTGATGAACTAGCTGAACTAAAAGTAAGTTTAAAAGACATTCAGCAACCAACTTGTTTTAATGAGAATAATGGTGGTTTTGAAATTGAAATTGTAGGAGGTACTGCTCCCTATCAAGTAAAATTAGATAATAATAGTTTTATTCAAGACCAACTTATTTTCTCAGATTTAGAAGGTGATAAATCATATCAAATTGTTGTAAAAGATGCCAATGATTGTACCACTAATCTTACTGTAGATTTAGAAGCAGGCGTAGCAATTAATTTAGCTACAATCAATAGTCTAAACTGTAGCAATTACTTATCTACAATTGAAGCATCAGTAAATGCTTCATCATCAGATAAAGTGCAGTACTCAATAAATAATGGAAATGCACAAACATCAGGTATATTCACAGATTTAGCTAGTGGTACTTATACAATTACTGCAATTCATGAAAATGGTTGTGAGGTAACTGAACAAGTTATAATTAATAATCCTAATCCACTTATAATAGAAGAGGTTTCAACAGAAAACATACTTTGTTTTGGGGGAAACAATGGTACTGTTGTTGTTACCTCTTCAGGTGGACAAGGAACTGTTAGCTATAGTATAGATGGCACTAATTTTCAGACCGATAATACATTTACAAACCTTGCAAAAGGAACCTATCAAATTACAATTAAAGATGAATTAAATTGTGAAGTAGTATCTACAGATGTTGTTATTGATGAAGTAGATGAGCTAGAAGTAAGCTTAAAAAACATTCAACAAGCAACCTGTGTTGGAGAAAGTGATGGTGGTTTTGAAATTGAAATTGTAGGTGGTAATGCACCTTACAGAGTACAATTAGACAATGGTAATTTTGTGCAAGATCAGTTTATATTCTCAGATTTAGAAGGTGGTAAAACATATCAAATTGCTGTATTAGATGCAAATGATTGTACTACCAACTTTACAGTAGATTTAGAAGCAAGTGTAGATTTAGACTTAGTATTATCTCCTGAATATACTTGTAATAATAATGCTACTGTTTTTGCTTTCGTAGATGATCTTTACGAAGGTGAAATTACCTACACCATTAACGGAAACAACCATCAACAAGAAGGTATTTTTATTGATCTAGTTCCTGGTAATTATACAATTACAGCTACACACAAAAACGGTTGTTCTGCTAGTGAAACTATTTCTATTAAATCAAACCCTGATATTATTTTAGAAATAGATACTTCAGAAATTAACACCTTAATAGCTAATGCTTCTGGTGGTGTACCTCCATATTCTTACAGCATAGATAATGGTCCATTTACCCAAGAGAATACATTTATTATTACAGAAACTAGAATTTACAATATTGCTGTAAAAGACAGTAGAGGTTGTATTGAATACGTGGCTATTTTAGGTGAGTTCATAGATATAGAAATTCCGAATTTCTTTACACCAAATGGAAATGGGAAACACGATTGTTGGTATCCTACTAAAGTAAAAGAATACCATAATATAGAAGTTTTAATCTATGATAGATATAGTAGATTAATTAAAAGATTTAAAGGCGTAAACAATTGTTGGGATGGTTTATACAATAACAAACCACTTCCTTCAGGTGATTATTGGTACGTAATTTATTACGATCAAAAACCACAAGTAAGAAGAAGATTAATGGGCAACTTTACTTTATACAGATAA